A stretch of DNA from Saccharospirillaceae bacterium:
GAAGTGCTTCCGGCAAGGTGACTGAACTAAAGCGAGCTTTATTACTAAATTGTTACAAAAATAGTGGGATATTAGGTAACAAATACCCACTATTTCAGACCGCTCACGGCGGCTGACTGGTTATACTCCATATATACCCGCTTTCAGGGAAATTCATCATCGTTAGTTTTCTGTTTGTTTTTGGTCTGTTTGGGCTGTTACTCAGTCTGGGTCCGTTGACCGATATATGCCGTCACCGCACCGGACAGCAGATGGGCTGGCGCGTGCTGTTTTTTATGGTATTGGGTTTTATCGGTGGCTACCTGTATGTCCTCTATTACATGCTGACGGAAAAGGTATTACCCGGCATCGGCCTGATCATTGCGGGGGTGTTTGCTGGTGGTGGTTGGTTTGTGTTTATGGTGACGCGCATGAGTCTGGCGAGCCTCAACAAAATTCAGATCATTGCTGAGAAGTACGCTGAACAGTCGCTGCACGATTCGTTGACGGGCTTGCCTAATCGCAAAAGTCTGTTTATCACGCTCGATAACACCATCGCAGCAGCCGGTCGTCACGCTGATCCTTTTGCTGTCATGGTGATGGATCTGAATAACTTCAAAGACATTAACGATACGCTCGGGCATGCGGCCGGCGATGATGCACTGACCACAATTACGCCAAGATTACAGCAACAATTACGAACATCAGATACTTTGTGCCGCATGGGCGGTGATGAATTTGCCGTCATTCTGCCAAAAACGGAGGCGGAGAAAGCGGTTTTGGTGGCGAAAAAGCTACTCGAGGCCTGTCAGCAACCCATGATGTTGAAGCATCAGGAGGTTACCCTTGGGGTCAGTATCGGGATCGCTGTTTGGCCAAGTCACGGCCGCGATGGCCCGGAGCTACTGCAGCAAGCTGACATTGCCATGTACCGTGCCAAGAAACAGGGCCTTGGTTATGCAGAGGCGCTGATTTAGGAACCTTACGACTAAACCATCCACAGCCTGTTCGCGGCTGTCGTTTTTTTCCTGCGTCCACCGTAGCTGACCCGATCTGAATCATTCCTTTTCTTGCGGTTTATGGTACTTTGCGCGCCGTCTTGTCTGAATGGTCAGCATCGTGTCGCAGACCATACAGACGCCCTGTTTCCCGGAGTAAAAATATGAATGCAGTAATTATTGCTGTGCTACTGATGCTGGCTTTAAGCCTGGCGCGGATGCACGTGATGCTGTCGATGATTGTTGCCGCATTTGTTGGCGGCTTAATTGGTGGTCTGGATACCTCAGCCACATTGGAAGCATTTAACAAAGGTATCGGTGGTGGTGCAGGTATCGCCCTGAGCTATGCGCTGTTGGGTGGTTTCGCCGTCGCAATTTCGTTGTCAGGCTTGCCCAATCTGCTGGCAGATAAAATCCTGACCAAAATCGGTAAGAGTGATGAAGCTGCGAGTGAGTGGCTGGGTCATGGCTTGCTATTTATGCTGATGCTGGTGGCGATTTCGTCGCAGAATCTGATTCCGATTCATATCGCGTTCATTCCGATTCTGATTCCTCCGCTTTTGTTAGTAATGACTCGCTTACAGCTTGATCGCCGTCTGGTCGCTTGTGTGCTGACCTTTGGTTTAGTGACGCCCTATATGTTTCTGCCAGTAGGCTTCGGTAGCATCTACCTCAACGACATTTTACTGGGCAAAGTGGCCGCTGCGGGTCTGGATGTTGAAGGTATTTCCGTTGTAAAAGCGATGGCGATTCCAGCATTGGGCATGGTGTCCGGGTTGTTGATTGCAGCGTTTTTCAGCTACCGTGGCAAGCGTGTTTATGACATCAGCAAGGTCGAAAAAACCGAGCATACCGAGCAGGGCTATAGCGCCAAATCGTTGTGGGTTGCGGCTGCAGCAATAGTGCTGGCATTTGCGCTGCAGCTCTACACCGGATCGATGGTTCTGGGCGCAATGGCAGGCTTCTTATTATTCTCCGCAACCGGTGTGATTCGTTGGAATGAATCTGATGGCGTGTTGGTTGACGGCATGAAAATGATGGCATCGATTGGCTTTATTATGATCGCTGCGTCGGGTTTCTCTGAAGTCCTGAAAACCACCGGTCATATCGACTTGCTGGTGAACGGTGCGTCTGACTGGCTGGCCGGCAACCAAGCGTTGGCGGCGATGATGTTGTTGGTGGTCGGCTTGCTGTTAACCATGGGGATCGGCTCATCGTTCTCAACCATTCCGATTATTGCTGCGATCTATGTACCGTTGTGTTTACAGATGGGCTTCAGCCCGCTGGCGATAGTAGCACTGGTTGGGACCGCTGGTGCACTGGGTGATGCGGGTTCGCCAGCATCGGATTCCACGCTGGGCCCAACCGCGG
This window harbors:
- a CDS encoding GGDEF domain-containing protein, with protein sequence MGWRVLFFMVLGFIGGYLYVLYYMLTEKVLPGIGLIIAGVFAGGGWFVFMVTRMSLASLNKIQIIAEKYAEQSLHDSLTGLPNRKSLFITLDNTIAAAGRHADPFAVMVMDLNNFKDINDTLGHAAGDDALTTITPRLQQQLRTSDTLCRMGGDEFAVILPKTEAEKAVLVAKKLLEACQQPMMLKHQEVTLGVSIGIAVWPSHGRDGPELLQQADIAMYRAKKQGLGYAEALI
- a CDS encoding sodium:proton antiporter, giving the protein MNAVIIAVLLMLALSLARMHVMLSMIVAAFVGGLIGGLDTSATLEAFNKGIGGGAGIALSYALLGGFAVAISLSGLPNLLADKILTKIGKSDEAASEWLGHGLLFMLMLVAISSQNLIPIHIAFIPILIPPLLLVMTRLQLDRRLVACVLTFGLVTPYMFLPVGFGSIYLNDILLGKVAAAGLDVEGISVVKAMAIPALGMVSGLLIAAFFSYRGKRVYDISKVEKTEHTEQGYSAKSLWVAAAAIVLAFALQLYTGSMVLGAMAGFLLFSATGVIRWNESDGVLVDGMKMMASIGFIMIAASGFSEVLKTTGHIDLLVNGASDWLAGNQALAAMMLLVVGLLLTMGIGSSFSTIPIIAAIYVPLCLQMGFSPLAIVALVGTAGALGDAGSPASDSTLGPTAGLNADGQHNHMRDTVIPTFLHFNLPLLAAGWVAAMVL